From one Rosa rugosa chromosome 4, drRosRugo1.1, whole genome shotgun sequence genomic stretch:
- the LOC133744272 gene encoding uncharacterized protein LOC133744272, whose amino-acid sequence MLQGNVLVWNCRGVVCNETQRALIDLVQLKKPNLIFLAETLAQPSHIASLANRLGFAGHICYPHEDGSQGLALLWSSEIHVDLRTKSPHHIDVEISDPGKQEKYRFTGLYGFAARDKSGGPPRAAAPMAAFRQTMIDCGFIDMGFLGSRYTWSNKFTKERLDRSFQSVSFRTMFPNSKTVVLPPNESDHCPIVVELRTDRNRFRTPWRRFRFEEIWHGHEQCSDIIRKNWANPTVGNMLQQVGRKILDTGKQLMQWHTTEFARQKVELREIREKLADIMRQPFAPEQYEEQRLLHVRHSQLLLQQEKYWKQRSRAVWLKEGDRNSAFFHRKATNRRCKNCIRGLVNDVGIWQSDPTVVQGMLVDYYKTIFSTEGTDDSALSIIFHATPMKVLPHMNDDLLQPYTDDEIKRALFQMHPSKSPGPDGMSPFFYQKYWHIVGFDVCVAIRNFLEKGDIWVASNFTHLCLISKVKKPTVASHFRPIALCNVLYRISSKVIANRVSALLSQAVDAGAIQGLKMCPEAPTLHHLFFVDDSFLFGAATIHECQTIREILNIYEKASGQKINFQKSSVVFNRNVPIAMQISMANILAVQRVEEHDRYLGLPLRVGKSKTEKFQYIKEKLTKKLVNWKSKILSSAGKEILIKAVAQTMPQYAMNCYLLPKGLCDDIHQLCASFFWGDTDDKKKIHWRSWDRLCLTKKEGGMGFKSLYAYNLAMLAKQGWRIISNPQSLIARLYKAKYFPNCSFWNVELGDAPSFSWRSILAGRPVLKAGVKWRVGDGVSINVWHDDWIPNCPQYQIQRPTNCQVEKVADLIDSNERSWIIASNSFLPNVVFKEWMLERALHLQAEVFERLLIAQASSEINRSQGIERWQPAQGSLVKINVDGAFLPSLNHGGLGGIVRDSNGQFMAALAHSVPHISSAKQAELLAIRVGLDLLKQLHLDRAIVETDCLAAIQDIAYKDAALTEFGSIIDDILMLLHSMPEVQIKYAPRSCNKVAHRLASIGFESHQNETWLTHSPSCIADVLLYDCNLLNH is encoded by the exons ATGTTGCAAGGCAATGTTTTAGTATGGAATTGCAGGGGTGTTGTGTGCAACGAAACCCAACGAGCCCTTATTGATCTGGTTCAATTAAAGAAGCCAAATCTGATCTTTTTGGCGGAGACCCTTGCTCAGCCATCTCATATTGCCTCTCTTGCGAACAGGCTTGGTTTTGCAGGACATATATGCTACCCTCATGAGGATGGATCCCAGGGATTGGCGCTGCTTTGGAGTAGTGAAATTCATGTTGATCTCAGAACGAAATCCCCTCATCATATTGATGTTGAGATTAGTGATCCGGGTAAACAGGAGAAGTATCGCTTCACAGGATTGTATGGCTTTGCAGCCAGAG ACAAATCCGGAGGTCCCCCTCGTGCTGCTGCTCCTATGGCGGCATTCCGGCAAACGATGATTGACTGCGGCTTCATCGACATGGGTTTCTTGGGTAGTAGGTATACTTGGTCCAACAAGTTTACCAAGGAAAGGCTGGATAGAAGCTTTCAGTCAGTTTCCTTTCGAACCATGTTCCCTAATAGCAAAACGGTGGTGTTGCCACCCAATGAATCAGACCATTGTCCCATTGTAGTGGAACTGAGAACTGACAGAAATAGGTTTAGAACACCTTGGCGCAGATTCAGATTTGAGGAGATATGGCACGGACATGAACAATGTTCTGACATTATTCGAAAGAATTGGGCAAACCCTACGGTAGGCAACATGCTACAGCAGGTTGGTCGAAAGATTTTGGACACTGGAAAACAACTTATGCAGTGGCACACCACTGAGTTTGCGAGGCAGAAAGTGGAATTGAGGGAGATTCGGGAGAAATTGGCGGATATAATGAGGCAACCTTTTGCTCCAGAACAGTATGAGGAGCAACGTCTACTTCATGTAAGACACAGTCAATTGCTTTTACAGCAAGAAAAATATTGGAAACAACGATCTAGGGCGGTCTGGCTAAAGGAGGGTGACAGAAACTCGGCTTTCTTTCATCGAAAGGCCACTAACAGGAGGTGTAAAAATTGCATCAGAGGGCTTGTGAATGATGTGGGTATTTGGCAAAGTGATCCTACTGTTGTTCAAGGCATGTTGGTTGATTATTATAAAACTATTTTTTCAACTGAGGGAACGGATGATAGTGCACTCTCCATTATTTTTCATGCCACCCCAATGAAAGTGTTACCTCATATGAATGATGATTTACTGCAGCCCTATACAGATGATGAAATTAAGCGTGCATTATTTCAAATGCATCCTTCTAAAAGCCCGGGGCCTGATGGTATGTCTCCTTTCTTCTATCAAAAATATTGGCATATTGTTGGTTTTGATGTTTGTGTTGCAATTCGAAATTTTTTGGAAAAAGGAGATATTTGGGTAGCTTCCAACTTCACTCATCTTTGCCTTATTTCGAAAGTCAAGAAGCCCACTGTTGCCTCTCATTTTAGACCTATCGCACTCTGTAATGTTCTGTACAGAATAAGTTCCAAGGTCATTGCCAACAG GGTTTCAGCTCTTCTTTCTCAAGCAGTTGATGCAGGTGCTATTCAAGGTTTGAAGATGTGTCCTGAAGCCCCTACACTACATCATTTGTTCTTTGTGGATGATAGTTTTCTTTTTGGAGCTGCAACGATTCACGAATGTCAGACTATTCGTGAAATTCTCAATATCTATGAAAAAGCTTCGGGACAGAagattaattttcagaaaagtaGTGTGGTTTTTAACAGAAATGTGCCTATTGCTATGCAAATTAGCATGGCAAATATTCTTGCAGTACAGAGAGTAGAAGAGCATGATAGATACCTGGGTTTACCGCTGCGTGTAGGCAAATCCAAGACCGAAAAGTTTCAGtacatcaaagagaagttgACGAAGAAGCTGGTTAATTGGAAGTCAAAGATCCTAAGCAGTGCAGGTAAGGAAATACTTATTAAAGCTGTGGCTCAAACTATGCCACAATATGCCATGAATTGTTACTTGTTACCTAAAGGTCTATGTGATGACATTCACCAACTTTGTGCCTCTTTCTTCTGGGGTGATACTGATGACAAGAAAAAGATTCATTGGAGGAGTTGGGACAGATTATGCCTAACAAAAAAAGAGGGAGGAATGGGCTTCAAAAGTTTATATGCTTACAATCTTGCCATGCTAGCAAAACAAGGCTGGAGGATTATTTCAAATCCTCAATCTCTCATTGCGAGATTGTATAAGGCAAAATATTTTCCAAATTGTTCCTTCTGGAATGTAGAATTAGGAGATGCCCCTTCTTTCTCTTGGAGGAGTATTCTTGCAGGGAGACCGGTGCTCAAAGCAGGGGTTAAATGGAGAGTGGGGGATGGCGTGAGCATAAATGTGTGGCATGATGATTGGATCCCTAACTGTCCACAGTACCAAATTCAAAGACCTACAAATTGCCAGGTTGAAAAAGTTGCTGATTTAATTGACTCCAATGAGCGTTCTTGGATCATTGCCTCG AATTCCTTTCTACCTAATGTAGTTTTTAAGGAATGGATGTTAGAAAGAGCTTTACACTTGCAAGCTGAGGTGTTTGAGAGGCTTCTGATAG CTCAAGCATCTTCCGAGATTAACCGGTCACAGGGGATAGAACGATGGCAACCTGCACAGGGTTCTTTAGTTAAGATAAATGTGGATGGTGCTTTTCTGCCATCACTTAATCATGGAGGACTTGGGGGCATAGTTCGGGACTCTAATGGTCAGTTTATGGCGGCTTTAGCTCACTCTGTGCCACATATTTCTTCAGCCAAGCAAGCAGAATTGCTAGCTATAAGAGTAGGCCTAGATCTTCTTAAACAATTGCATCTGGATAGGGCTATAGTTGAGACGGATTGTCTTGCTGCAATCCAAGATATTGCATACAAGGATGCTGCACTCACCGAGTTTGGCAGCATTATAGATGATATTCTAATGCTATTACATAGCATGCCGGAGGTGCAAATCAAGTATGCTCCTCGGAGTTGTAACAAAGTGGCTCATCGTCTTGCTAGTATTGGTTTTGAATCACATCAGAATGAGACTTGGCTCACTCATTCTCCTAGTTGCATTGCTGATGTACTACTCTATGATTGTAACCTTTTAAATCATTAA
- the LOC133746449 gene encoding mechanosensitive ion channel protein 2, chloroplastic-like: protein MPQAGSMRLLYEWRSHSIHGCHKQPHAGGVGKGRVHMVSINLPSHGLGACSLHLLSSVRGPIGPVSSRCKVFLCRSVFIPSGGTGAPALKSTAVVLTRSYDALRGSPVFLKLIQAVAIIAFAVWGLGPLMRMGRIIFFQRTDSSWKKSRSHYAMTSCIQPLLLWGGAMLVCRTLDPVVLPSEATQAVKQRLINFLQSLSTVLAFAYCLSSLNQQAQKFFAETSDPSDTRNMGFNFAGKAVYTAVWVAAVSLFMELLGFSTQKWLTAGGLGTVLLTLAGREIFTNFLSSVMIHATRPFVVNEWIQTKIQGYEVSGTVEHVGWWSPTIIRGDDREAVHIPNHKFTVNVVRNLSQKTHWRIKNHIAISHLDVNKINIIVADMRKVLAKNPQVEQQRLHRRVFLDDINPENQALMILVSCFVKTSHIEEYLCVKEAILLDLLRVVSHHRARLATPLRTVQKVYGDADMENVPFADTIFGSSTARTNRPYLLIEPSYRISSDDKSKASNRSARTNGDKEEPKAGPTLTPAQTEDKATSTSNSSTSPKTSEMSTSEPQTQNLASDGSAPDSSEILQSKNEMIRFAGKEKGVDSKNVSPEKATSKKSPVTSSEMGGGKTDIPLTTLQAKQDGEKPVASPSTARAPLEENIILGVALEGSKRTLPIEEDMAPSLIESKEFTASRNGSGGSPPGTDVKD, encoded by the exons ATGCCTCAAGCTGGTTCTATGAGGTTGTTGTATGAATGGAGGAGTCACAGTATTCATGGATGCCATAAACAGCCACATGCT GGTGGTGTAGGAAAGGGTCGAGTACATATGGTTAGCATCAATCTTCCGTCGCATGGCTTG GGTGCCTGCAGTCTCCATCTTTTAAGCAGCGTACGTGGCCCAATAGGTCCAGTATCTTCCAGATGTAAAGTTTTCTTGTGTAGATCTGTTTTTATACCAAGTGGAGGAACTGGGGCTCCTGCTCTGAAATCTACTGCTGTAGTTTTAACAAG GTCTTATGATGCTTTACGTGGAAGCCCTGTTTTCCTTAAATTGATTCAGGCAGTTGCCATCATTGCTTTTGCTGTTTGGGGTCTTGGGCCCCTGATGCGCATGGGGAGGATTATATTTTTTCAA CGGACTGATAGTAGTTGGAAGAAAAGTAGGTCACACTATGCTATGACCTCTTGCATTCAGCCTTTGCTGCTTTGGGGTGGAGCAATGCTTGTATGCAG AACATTGGATCCTGTAGTTCTACCATCAGAAGCTACCCAGGCTGTCAAGCAAAGACTTATAAATTTTTTACAATCATTATCAACAGTGCTGGCGTTTGCCTACTGTTTGTCAAG CTTGAACCAACAAGCACAGAAATTCTTTGCGGAGACAAGTGACCCAAGTGATACCAGAAAT ATGGGCTTCAATTTTGCTGGCAAAGCTGTTTATACTGCAGTTTGGGTTGCTGCAGTGTCATTGTTTATGGAGTTGCTGGGATTCTCGACCCAGAAATGGCTAACAGCTGGGGGTCTCGGCACAGTATTGCTAACCCTTGCTGGTCGTGAG ATATTCACAAACTTCCTTTCCAGTGTAATGATCCATGCCACACGGCCATTTGTTGTCAATGAATGGATTCAGACTAAGATTCAAGGCTATGAAGTTTCTGGTACCGTCGAG CATGTGGGGTGGTGGTCACCAACAATTATAAGAGGCGATGATCGTGAAGCAGTTCACATTCCAAATCACAAGTTCACTGTGAATGTTGTGAGGAATCTTAGCCAGAAGACTCATTGGCGCATCAAGAACCACATAGCCATTAGTCATTTGGATGTCAATAAAATTAAT ATTATTGTAGCTGATATGCGCAAGGTTTTAGCCAAAAATCCTCAAGTAGAGCAGCAAAGGTTGCATAGAAGAGTTTTTCTGGATGATATTAATCCAGAGAATCAGGCTCTTATG ATTTTGGTATCTTGCTTTGTGAAAACATCTCACATTGAGGAGTATCTCTGCGTGAAG GAGGCAATACTCTTGGATCTTCTCAGAGTTGTCAGTCATCATCGTGCTCGGCTTGCCACACCCCTCCGCACAGTTCAGAAAGTATACGGTGATGCTGACATGGAAAATGTGCCATTTGCTGACACCATTTTTGGTAGTTCTACGGCACGTACTAATCGTCCATATCTCCTCATTGAGCCATCTTACAGAATCAGTAGTGATGACAAAAGTAAGGCTTCTAATCGCTCAGCACGTACAAATGGAGACAAGGAAGAACCTAAAGCTGGGCCAACACTAACACCTGCGCAAACTGAAGATAAGGCAACTTCAACTTCCAACTCAAGTACAAGTCCCAAGACTTCGGAAATGTCAACATCTGAACCCCAAACACAGAATTTGGCATCTGATGGTTCAGCCCCAGACTCCTCTGAAATACTGCAGTCCAAGAATGAGATGATAAGATTTGCAGGGAAGGAGAAGGGAGTTGATTCCAAAAATGTATCTCCAGAAAAGGCGACATCTAAGAAGTCTCCTGTTACTTCATCTGAGATGGGTGGTGGAAAGACGGATATTCCTTTGACAACTTTACAGGCAAAACAAGATGGAGAGAAACCTGTTGCATCACCGTCTACAGCTCGCGCTCCCTTAGAAGAGAATATCATTCTCGGTGTTGCCTTAGAGGGCTCAAAGCGGACACTTCCCATTGAGGAAGATATGGCTCCATCTCTTATAGAATCAAAAGAATTCACTGCCAGCCGTAATGGCAGCGGCGGGTCTCCTCCTGGCACAGATGTGAAAGATTGA